The nucleotide sequence ATACCGAATGGATATAATCAGGACACTCTTTTTCAACCAGCTTTTTACGCAGATTTTTGATGTGGGTGTAGATAAAGTCCAGGGAGTCAAGCGAGTCGGCCTGTTCGCCCCACAGATGCTCGGCGATGGATTCTTTGGTAAGTACCCGGTTCTGGTTGGCAATGAAATACAATAGCAGATCCAGTTCTTTTTTGGTTAAAACAACACTCTCCATATTGACGAAGACATCCAGCGAATCCCGCTTTACGGTAATCTCCCGGAAAACGATGTCCTGTTTCCCCTGAAAGGTACGCCTGCGGATGAGTGACTTGATACGGGCGTTGAGTTCTGAGAGATGGAAAGGCTTGGTCAGGTAGTCGTCGGCCCCGATGTCCAGCCCCATAATCTTGTCATCGAGCGAATTTCGCGCCGAAATAACAATTATACCCGCTGCCGAGTCCTGCGCCTTGAACTGCCGTACCAGATCCAGGCCGTTGCCGCCAGGCAGCGTTATGTCGATCAGGGCGCAGTCGTAGGCATAAAGGGCGATTTTCTCGGAAGCTGTGCCAAAGTCGGCCGCCCATTCGCAGAGGTACCCCTCCGTCCGCAGATAGCTAAGGATGGAATCTGCGAGGTGTTTTTCATCTTCTACGAGGAGGAGTTTCATAGGAATATTATTTCTGAGGTTTGCCGGCGACTTTCTGGCAATAAAATAGGGAAAGGAAACTGGAGACAATCTGTGTTACCCGAAATACCTGGAAACAAAATCCGATGGCCTGATTACGGCTTTTTAATGAGAAATTAACCTTCTACTCCAACTTCTCTCCAATATTGAGGAGTTGATTTGCTATTCAATTCATGGCCCGAGTCATGGGGTTTTAATCAAACTATGCGCCTATTACTTTTTACTTCTTTTTTTCTGCTCAGCTTTTTGGCTGGCCAGGCCCAGATTATTGAACAAGGTCAGGTGAGTGGGCGCATTATAGACGCCGGTACCCAGCAACCACTACCCTTCGCGGCTGTGACTGTCTGGACCAAAACGGGGGCCGACAGTAGCCTGGCCGGGGGCACCCAGAGCGACGAAGCCGGGAATTTTACGATCAGCCACCTGCCCCTTGTGTCGCTGCTGGTACGGGCTTCGTTCGTAGGGTACCTGCCGATTCAGCAAACCACTGTTCTGTCTGCCCGCCAGTCTACTGTGGATTTGGGAACGCTTACGTTGCGGACTGACGCCACGCTCCTTAACGAAGTAAAAGTGAAGGGCGAGAAAGATCCTTTGGCTATGAGTACCGAGAAGCGCGTGTTCAATGTGGCCAAAAACCTGACCAGCATTGGCGGCACGGCCGAATCGCTGCTACGGAATGTCCCGGCGATTACGCTTGATGAGAATGGTAATCCCAGCCTGCGCAACATGGCGACCACACTCTATATCAATGGAAAGCCGACGCAACTGACCCTTGCCCAGATTCCGGCCAATCAGATTGAATCCGTCGAGGTCATCAGTAATCCATCGGCGCGCTATGACGCCTCCACCTCGGGCGGCATTGTGAATCTGGTACTGAAGAAAAACCGGCAGCCGGGTTACAATGGCATCGCCAGTGTGAGCCTGGGTCAAAATCGACGCTACGATGCCACCGCTAACCTTGACTGGCGGCAGGGCCGCTGGAATGTGACGGCACTATACAGCCTGAATGCTACCCAAAATCCGCTTACGGGTTACGTTCACCGAACCAATCGCAGCGCCGACTCCGGGGTACCTACCGGCTATTTTGATCAGAATACCGCCATCGACTTGAACAACCACTTCCAGAACGGTCGTTTGGCTATAGACTACAACGTCAATGCCCATAACCTGCTGACGGTAGGCGGAACGGTAGCCGCCGGGGCTTACAATTCGGTTTCGGATCAGCAGTATACCTACCGCGATGCCGCCGGAAACCGCACGGGCAGCGGCAGCCGGCACATCGACCCGCAGAATAATTTTACCAACCTGGGGGTACCCTGGATTGGAAACATAGTTTTGCCCGCAAAAAGGAAGAATTGAATTTCTCGTCATCCGTGACGCGCAATCGCGTATCCAACGCCGCCGACTGGCTCACCACTTCGCTGGATGCCGCCGGAAAAAGCCAACCCACCTACCCCGAGCTCGACCGCATCGACGGGCGCATCATCGGTAGCCAGTACCTGGCCCAACTCGACTATACGCGGCCCGTCGGCGACTCGGCCAAGTGGGAGTTCGGGATTCGTAGCTTCACCTACGCCCGCGACCAACAGTATTTGTTCAAGGTGCTGGGCGAAGGCGGGGATTATACGCTTCTGCAGGACTACTCGCAGAATGCCGATATTCGGGAGATGGTGAACGCCGCCTACGCGTTGTACACCAGTCAATTGCGCAGCGGCATTAACATCCAGGCGGGACTTCGGCTCGAGCAGTCGAGCTTGCATGGGTTGTCGCGCTTTGATGGCAGCACCTTTGGGTATAATTATCCGTCCAAAACCGGACAGAATATTTTTCAGTCGTTCTTCCCGTCTTTCTCGGCGACTAAGGAGTTGAGCAAAACTTCGGAACTGGCGCTGAGCCTGAGCCGGAAGGTAGGGCGGCCCAATTTCCGCCATGTGTTTGTGGGCATCCAGGCCAACGACCGCCAGAACATCACCATCGGCAACCCGGCGGTGCGCCCGGAATTTGTGAATACCGCTGAACTGACCTATACGCTCACGAAAGATCAATTGCAGTGGTTTTCCAGCCTGTACTATATTTACGAAGACCACACCATCAAACCCTTTACCCAGCCCTCAGCCGACGACCCGTCCATTTTGGTGACGACGTTTCTGAACGTTAAAGCCGATATTCAGTACGGGTTGGATCAGTCACTCAAACTGGATTTGGGCAAAAATTTTACAATACTGGCCAGTGCCAATACGCGTAGTTTCGCCATTCAGTCCGACTCGGCCAGAACGCAGCG is from Salmonirosea aquatica and encodes:
- a CDS encoding response regulator transcription factor; amino-acid sequence: MKLLLVEDEKHLADSILSYLRTEGYLCEWAADFGTASEKIALYAYDCALIDITLPGGNGLDLVRQFKAQDSAAGIIVISARNSLDDKIMGLDIGADDYLTKPFHLSELNARIKSLIRRRTFQGKQDIVFREITVKRDSLDVFVNMESVVLTKKELDLLLYFIANQNRVLTKESIAEHLWGEQADSLDSLDFIYTHIKNLRKKLVEKECPDYIHSVYGMGYKFTQPT
- a CDS encoding carboxypeptidase-like regulatory domain-containing protein is translated as MRLLLFTSFFLLSFLAGQAQIIEQGQVSGRIIDAGTQQPLPFAAVTVWTKTGADSSLAGGTQSDEAGNFTISHLPLVSLLVRASFVGYLPIQQTTVLSARQSTVDLGTLTLRTDATLLNEVKVKGEKDPLAMSTEKRVFNVAKNLTSIGGTAESLLRNVPAITLDENGNPSLRNMATTLYINGKPTQLTLAQIPANQIESVEVISNPSARYDASTSGGIVNLVLKKNRQPGYNGIASVSLGQNRRYDATANLDWRQGRWNVTALYSLNATQNPLTGYVHRTNRSADSGVPTGYFDQNTAIDLNNHFQNGRLAIDYNVNAHNLLTVGGTVAAGAYNSVSDQQYTYRDAAGNRTGSGSRHIDPQNNFTNLGVPWIGNIVLPAKRKN
- a CDS encoding outer membrane beta-barrel family protein, whose product is MTRNRVSNAADWLTTSLDAAGKSQPTYPELDRIDGRIIGSQYLAQLDYTRPVGDSAKWEFGIRSFTYARDQQYLFKVLGEGGDYTLLQDYSQNADIREMVNAAYALYTSQLRSGINIQAGLRLEQSSLHGLSRFDGSTFGYNYPSKTGQNIFQSFFPSFSATKELSKTSELALSLSRKVGRPNFRHVFVGIQANDRQNITIGNPAVRPEFVNTAELTYTLTKDQLQWFSSLYYIYEDHTIKPFTQPSADDPSILVTTFLNVKADIQYGLDQSLKLDLGKNFTILASANTRSFAIQSDSARTQRWVYNAKLNLSYRLPADITAQLSGTRDSRGVSLQGYRRAVNAADFALRKGLWNNRGSLVFTVNDIFNSRRFYSIYEQPAVFQTSMSRRDVRYYKFTLQVPLGKPDATFRRSQRKLERPDVDFSN